A region from the Lycium barbarum isolate Lr01 chromosome 8, ASM1917538v2, whole genome shotgun sequence genome encodes:
- the LOC132607353 gene encoding uncharacterized protein LOC132607353 isoform X1, with translation MSRPMEEDAPGKNEEEEFNTGPLSVLMMSVKNNTQVLINCRNNRKLLGRVRAFDRHCNMVLENVREMWTEVPKTGKGKKKANPVNKDRFISKMFLRGDSVIIVLRNPK, from the exons ATGAG TCGGCCAATGGAAGAGGATGCCCCT GGGAAAAATGAGGAAGAGGAGTTCAATACTGGCCCACTTTCCGTCCTGATGATGAGTGTTAAGAATAACACACAG GTGCTCATCAACTGTAGAAACAACAGGAAACTTCTTGGTCGTGTGAGGGCGTTTGATCGTCACTGCAACATGGTGCTTGAAAATGTTAGAGAAATGTGGACTGAG GTGCCCAAGActggaaaaggaaaaaagaaggcTAATCCTGTTAACAAAGATAGGTTTATTAGCAAGATGTTCCTTCGGGGAGATTCTGTGATCATTGTCCTTCGAAATCCCAAGTAG